One Chitinispirillum alkaliphilum genomic window, TGATTTTCCGATGTTAAACAGGCCGCCACCCGGTCCGGCGTTACCACCTCCTCCCCCCTTCATAAGTTTGGAGCGGACATACATCCCATAAAGCATAATTAGAAACCAGGGCAGCATAATCAGCAGTAGTATCCACCACCAGTTATTTTGAGCCGCAACGGCGTCTACAGTCACATCGTGATCTTCCATAAGACTGACCAGTTCGGCATTTTCGTAGCCGGGGTTAACCGTTTCGAAATAGGTGTAGGTAGTGGTATCGGCACCTTCCCGAAGCACCTTTTCGTAGGGAGTGCTGAACTCACCACGCAGATGATTTTCCTCTATGGTTACTGATGCCACATTACCCTCACGGACCTGTTCCTTGAAGGTGCTGTAGGAAAGGGACACCCTGTTTTCAGCAACATATCTGCTGAAAGCAAGATAGCCGAGCGTCACAAGTATGAGAATCCAGATAATAGTGTTAGGGGAACGAGATACTTTTTGTTTTCCGGGTTGTTGGGGTGGTTTTTTTTGTGAATTATAAGCCATGCTTACTCCTCCCTGGATCATATGAGCAATGTTGTCTCCTGCATACCATGCAAGAATTGCGCCAAAACCCCCGGGGTTGATTATGAGTGATTTCTGTTGCAGAGCAGGGATATCTACTCCATGCTGATGCATCACATATAGCGAACAAAGGACTCCGGCTGGTCGCCGTCGCATGTTCGTTGCTAAGATTGAAGAACGGCAGCCATTCCCGATTTCGAAAATCGGTCTTTTTTCAAAACGAAAAGAGCTTGTAAATTATCTGTGTAAACGAGGTAATACTTGCGGACTTGCTGATTATTGAGAATATATCAGTATACATTAGCTACCCTGAAGGGTTTAAAAAAACCACTGTCTGATTGTGGGTATGGATGGTTATATGATAGCCCAACACGGTTTGGTCACAGCAACAACTCTCGTAAGCGATCAGATTCCGGCACTGTAACCCATTTTGCAACAAACTCACTGTTGTCGCTGCGCCTTAAAAGCTCCCCAACTATTCTCAGATGTTTTTTCATCTGCTGCCTTTTGCTTACAACAACCAGCAGTGCACTGATCGGTTTGGAGCATGAACAGAGGAAAGGATACTTTTGCGGATCTGCTTCAAACCCGGATGGAAATCTTACCAATAATAAATGGCTGTCTTGTACGTGAAGTGTCGATTCCAGAATAACCACTTTTTCCATGGCAGTTATGCGGCTCTGCTCCATTTTAAAGAGGTGTTTTTTTACTGAGCGGGGCTCTGTTCCAGTTATGTTTGCAATGCAATCGGGGACAACTTTTTCCAACAGTGCAGGAGTTATTTTTCCAGGGTGATGGGAGGACAGATCGATAACAGCCGAATTTATCACAAGTGAATCAAAGTTATCCTCCGGGAAGAGATCTCTTATCTTCAATAACTCCAGCAGCTCCTGCCCTATTCTGCTGCCCTCTGGTTTGTTTAATGGTTTTTTCAGATGGTATACTGCACCCTGAGGAGTTGCCTTCTTTCTGGTGTAGAGAGTGTACCAAAGAGATGAAACCAAGATCAAAGAGATGGAGAAGGTAAATTGCATCAAACCTATTTCGAAGATCAGGAAAAAGGCTGCAGCTATTCCGAATATCTGAATCCATGGAAACAGAGGAGATCTGAATCCCGGGCGGTATCCTTCAATTCTGGCTTTGCGCATCACTATTACAGAAGCATTGATAATTGCAAACACCAGCAGCTGAAAAGAACTGGCCAGCTTGGCAATCTGTTCTATATCTATAAAAACTATGGCTGCAACCATAAGAACAGTAGTTATCACTACAGAGCGGCCCGGAATTTTGAACCGGTTCAGATTGGAGAAGTACGGTGGAACGAGCCTGTCCCGTGCCATTGCAAGAGGATATCGCGAGGAAGAAAGTATACCGGCATTTCCCGTTGAAATGAAAGCTGCTA contains:
- a CDS encoding Amino acid permease yields the protein MKGKKKLKRRLGLFDVFAISTGAMFSSGFFLLPGIAAAQTGPSVFLAYLLAALIMVPPMLSMAELSTAMPQAGGAYFFLDRSLGHFAGTVGGIGTYIVLILKGAFAFAGIGAYIGIVYEIPTQSLAVSLALVFGLINYSGAKHSTGVQKILVIYLLTVMCLFLFQATQYSLLHAQQFSEGRFQPLFPFGFSGLFAATGTVFISYAGLTKVASLAEEVKNPDTTIPAGMILSLLVTTIVYTGGVYMLVTILSPDQLQGSFAPVAEAGEKVMGVLPLSAGVLLVILAAVAAFISTGNAGILSSSRYPLAMARDRLVPPYFSNLNRFKIPGRSVVITTVLMVAAIVFIDIEQIAKLASSFQLLVFAIINASVIVMRKARIEGYRPGFRSPLFPWIQIFGIAAAFFLIFEIGLMQFTFSISLILVSSLWYTLYTRKKATPQGAVYHLKKPLNKPEGSRIGQELLELLKIRDLFPEDNFDSLVINSAVIDLSSHHPGKITPALLEKVVPDCIANITGTEPRSVKKHLFKMEQSRITAMEKVVILESTLHVQDSHLLLVRFPSGFEADPQKYPFLCSCSKPISALLVVVSKRQQMKKHLRIVGELLRRSDNSEFVAKWVTVPESDRLRELLL